A window of Chrysoperla carnea chromosome 3, inChrCarn1.1, whole genome shotgun sequence genomic DNA:
caatacttgtaattttggaataattaataattttgaatggaatacgcaaagttaatttttgataaggaacattttttacatttaaacttttgttctatctctatcggtttacaagatgggttctacggacccaagacccaattgacctatgatgctcatttacgaacttgacctcactttttacgtcctgagtacgctgtaaaaatttcagcttgatatcttttttcgtttttgagttatcgtgtccacagacggacggacggacaaccggaaatggactaattaggtgattttatgaacacttatgacaaaatttttttcctagcatcattatttttaagcgttacaaacttgggactaaacttaatatactatgtatatttcatatatacatggtataaaaatttaaattgttaaatttcgAAGTGAATcagaatgaaaattatcggagtaaaattgatatatttttggaGTGACTTTAATAATAGATGCGAGTGGTGTCCTGACCCATTTTTCAGGCTAGCaattcatttacaaatttttactacCTGTATTGAATCAAAGAACTAATCTAAACTATACACGgtattaaactttattaaaagtacaaagtggatcataaaatttttatgtacatcCGGTTctaattacacatttttcttggatgattaaatttttataaatcatagaacaaaataaattttctaaatgattgtcgaatgaaagtttttttgttcaatttactTACATGTGATGATAGCAAGTAGCAAGGAAGTATGTTAACATTCCACAGAATCACAATTCAGTTCTGCAAATACAGGATGATTCATATGCGCtatgtgaaaatttaaagaaatatttgtagTTTTTAGGATTAAACTTTtgtgaaattgcaaaaaattcaaaaataaattaaatttctcttttttctctttttcatCATCATAAGATTTAAATCATGAAAGATTCATGACTCCTACTGtccaatttctaatttttttagcagtcgttttggaaatatttacaaaaattttaacactcCGTATCTAGAAATCATAAGTTAATTGAGAAATTGTCATTTGATAACCTACCATTTAACTACGTCTTGCTGTCAGTACATAAACCACCCTATATATAATTgtctttgtttatatattttagagcACAATTTCTTTCATACAAGAAATTGGTTGAACACTGTGGGAATAAAGATAAGAAATCtgttacacacacatatatatatatatatatatatatatatatatatatatatatatatatatatatatttattatatctatcTGTGTATCTTGtcttctttatttatatacatataatacatctATGCACAGAAGCAATTGTCATTACGCTACAGTTCCATCAACTTTTACTGTTATTTCAATTTAGTGTTTTCCGTTTTTCATCTTTTCTTTACAAACATTTCAAGATACATGTGCAATATAAGTATGAATTGTATGTAAAACTGGGCTAAAGAAgcgttaaagaaaaaaaagctgTTCATGTTAGTGCGACCTTATTGATGACTTCCTAAAATTGctgaaaatacttcaaaataaataattgttttgcaggtattatattttatcctgTGATAAAGTCATATTATACTCTCATTTCAATATAGGTACTAGTTAAGAATATTTTGTTGTAACGATGGATATATTATCTAGACAATTATTCTCATTTtacaaagtacaaattttttatccctAGGACGGTGCGGGCTATGAGTTTGACCGGTTTGCatctatgtatgcttagatttTCATCTTATCCTTGGTAACTACTAAACTACTTATAATAAACTTGCCAAGTGAAATATCGTtgaaagcgtcttgatcgtccacTGGTTATAAGCTATGTGACGTaacatttaattgaataatattaggaTGActgagctttgctcggtatttttgagttaaaaagacacaatttTCATCACTAatataaaactgtttaaaatgtCTGCACAAAAATACCAATTTAAGTGTTCcggaaatgtattttattttgttaactacgttatacaccaatataTGCCAGGAAGAGTGATATTTTGCACttaatgtttcagttttttctgaaaacactgataaaacgacgttttttgaaaatgaaacctACCTAGATCGACTTTTCGAATGGAAAACTCCCTGCATATTCAATTtcacgaaaattgaaaaatcgttGGAACCATTTCCGAGATcgttgtatataaatatatacaataataatattggtaTGGAGTATCAAATGAAAAGGCTTCATTAGcacatttatatgtatattgttgaATTTTATCGCGAAATTATAtccccaaaaaaattaaataaagttaaaaaaaactagaacTAGAACAGATcgaaaattcaaacaatttgaATGGAATCCATAAGGTTTGTGAGTGGTTATTTAATATGCCATgcacattataaaataaaaaaaaacgtcttTCTATCGGAAAAAATGTACTATCGTACTATCGACTCCCTTACAAAAACGCCAGAGtatccatattttaaattcttcggtttttcattgaatttgccCAGCTTTATTGCACgcatatacatgtataaaacTTTAGCATATACCAACagataaatattcttttatatgtatagaaaattatatcGCATAGTAGTAGTGTATCAGTTGACTGAAACCACAAGTGCAATACAGCATTCAACTATACAAGTATACAAGTATAAAGATGGCTACAAGGATATGTGTGTGGGATGGATgttctcttttttttatatctgttCGTTAACAATAACATACACACAAGATGACTGACTACATAGTATCTATTCATTGTACTGAGGTAGGGTACGAACCAAAGAGAATCTGATAGAGTCGATAGAGAGTTGAGACTACGATCAGATTTCTGacttgaaataataaatgatattcaaatctataaattctaagtttgattaaatttgaaagcaaatttgaaaagtattttgtaaGGTTACATACTTTGTTGTTCTTAATCGGATGGAATATTGATTTGATAGAGATTTGTGTGATTCCACACTCATGGAATATTTTCTGTGGGTATATGTGAACACGTATGCAAACACACATATACGACTAATTGTAATCAAACATTTGCCGCGATATTTCGGGCACACGAACTTAACTGTCGATAAAATGGTGTAAAATACGTTTTTCGAATTGTATTATTAGATGCCACGGTGCCCTTTTGACCGAAACCATATTTAAACACGAATGACAAATAATAAGCTTTCCAACGAACCCAATATCAAGgcgattgatattatttttatagattatttttaactttggttaaaacctttaaaaaacaacagttGGAAATTATGAtgttaacagaaaaaaaaggaGTAGTCTGCCTTTTTAAATACCCAAAATAGAGCTTATGTAGAATGTGAAATTTTAGGGGATCGTAGGTCTTACATCATGCATTGCTACAAACGAGCAGAGCTTCACATtccagaattatttttatttgaaggatttgaagaatttttttttatttatttgaagtaaTAAAAGGATAGGCTGATAGAGTTagtcagaaaaataaaaagtagaattattttgtttttgattcgaAAGGTGTGTTTTTGGTTAGTTTTTAAACAGGTTGGTCTCGGTCGCGTTTCGTGTATCTCAAACTATATGCTGTACTTTCTCTATGTACTCTCTGGTTTAGACACTGTATATAACTCAACCAAAAACTAAACAGAATtgtaggtaattcaaaacacaACAACAGTCTTCCATTTTCTGTGTTGttctttatattgtttaaaaaagactACCATTTGTGTTGTCTTTTTTTCTGATTCCACTTTTTTTCTCGTCCTTTTTTCCTGGTTTTTTGttgatgtatatttatattatgtgtattattattattcatcacatgaatataatataaaaattgcaactTATTACAAGTTacaagttttctttattttttttaatataacaatattttcttctttttttttaaacttcccgGAGGAAGTTAACGTAATGAGgccgattttaaaaatctccagttctacatatttccgcggtttcaaggccgtaatatccgaatcaaatctTTCGTACCGTTGAGTACGCTActatatatttaatgaaaaatcatgTGAGGTAAGTCAGAAAATGATATTGGTTTATGCCTGAAaagacaaaatatatataattatgattatatgtccaagaaaatataaaactgctagtattatataattttaaattattttcagtatATAACACGTACCAGACAAAGATCGCGATAGAAAAGACACATGCATAGAAATGAAGTATCTACTTCACATTAGAAGTAAATATACTACCTGAGGTGATTTGCCAAAATTgatgagataattttttatttggcgTTGAACTTTGGTATTACAGGTCATCCAAAAAATGATTCGGAACTCCGAAACGCCATTCGTATCAAAGAACACTATTACCATAGTTTTGTTTCGTAATAGATTTTTAAATCCATATTGGGATCTGATAATTGTGATAGTTACTATTTAGAAAGTTCAAAATTAATGGTTAGTAGAATATTGTTAAAGTTTTAACTACAAAATTTGAGAACAATTTAAACTTAgctatatatgtttttattaaaaaaacgtgATATCCTACAGCTCATCTTAAGAAAGTTTTGCTattctttcaatattttcatgatatttCTGAATCAAAGGGATCAAAGCTACTTCCTTGGGTTGCTTAGTTGGCTTTCTATCATCGTAGCGTCCGCGGTTTTCGAAACTGGGCACAATTCTAGCCGCTAATCTAGGTTAGCCGTGTCTACGATTGATCACATAATTATATGATCTACTCCGGTATTTCCCATATATTCTATGTCGGCTATATCCTAGACAATTTTAACAACTAGAaattgtgtgtctgtctgttttgTCTGAATACAGTGATGGTAGAGATGGTTGATGACGACAATGAACAACTAAAGTTTATTGTTTCAAGTGAAGAGACACCGACCGCCGACTCGACGGTTGTCGGTTGTATGCGGTTATAATTGCTGTGCACTTTGACATTTTGTGTTCATCTTCTATGTTCTATGTTCGAGGTACTAGTTATTACTATATTCGCATTACAATACgagaataatgttttttatcatcatcatcatcagagCTGACTGTCTGAATGTGGATGGATAAAAGTTGATGGAATTAAGGCAGTTAAATACATAGAATAGGGTTTTCCAATAAGGATACGTCATAGAAAACAACTGggttattttctttgaatttatctGAAAAGTGAATGAtacacaaataattgaaaacctaAGAGTCAACATTCAACCTAGAATCGAAGTCATACAAAACTCTGACATTCAAATACAGGCCTGCAAAATGAAGAaagatttgatatttttaataattattattcttttcacAATATCACTCTTATTGAAATACCTTATTACTTAGGTACTTTGGAAGTTTATGAGATTTTGATGAGGAAACATTATGTAAAAATCATCAGAGCAGAGTAAATTAAATGATCCTaacgattattaaaatttaacgtCTTCATAAatcaatagttaaaataaaagtatgtagAATCGATTCTAAAAATTGTGATTTGTATGGAATTTTGAGGGAGATTTCAGAACTCATTTATTCGTCAAATGAGTTGAAATGGGAAAGGCAAAATTTATCTcgatttgtttcaattttcttaagggttaaaattgaaaagatcACAAACAGGAAATTGTTtggaaatttcataaaacttgatgaatataaaacaattaaaaaaaaatcactttaataTTTGGATtggtctaaatatttttaagggtatATATTCAAAAGAAATGAAGTGCTGAACATTTTGGAAGCCATAAATCTGATCGTATTTTAGGCCAACGATGTCTCACTAGATCAAAAACCCAATATGCACAACACAAGTTTTTCCATAACTCCAACTATAACTAGACATAGTAATTAGCATATAAATCATCTcgtatataaatcatatatatatagtcAGATGGTCAGACAGACTGAATGAATGTAGCTTACGTTACAGTTTCCATTTTGTTATATCTCGTACTTTAATCTGTACTGTATAATATAGAGTAGAGAGTTAAAACTCATATATTGAGATATTAGACTGCGACAGCAAAAATAAGCATATAGCCTACAAGCGAATAAGTACAGAGTGAGGCAGCGAAGGAGGCGATtttgaaaaagcataaaattttccgaattaatATTTCACAActttaaactacaaaaaaattattaaaaaaattaaatagattaaCATGTAATAGAGTCAAATGTACCTTAAATTTTctgtagtttttgaaaaatattgctaTATCCTAGAAAggattttttatggaaattctTTATACGACAAAAAGACACTTTCTGGCGAAAAAAGTTTGACAAACAGACCATTGCGTATTGTTAGATAAACTGTACTCAAAGTAAATTATTGGTTATTGGAGAGGAAGTTGTTATTGCCAGGGAGCATAGCAGGTGGAGGGAACACAAAATAGAAGGTAGAATGAAATGTAACAATTACATATTTACATAGCTCCATGAGATTCAATTGGTCGTAATGTTCACACGTTTCTATCGATAGTGCTATAATTCCCGTTGCGATAGTTTGATGCAAGGTAGGCACTAGAACACATTTTCTTACTATAGAAAATTAGTGGCaattaatttagtaaatgtaaaagtttaaaCTCCAATAACATGACCTCCAGCATGTTTCACATAATGCAGCATTGTCATTgaggttttaataaatttttagatatatgCTTTTTATCTATCTCTTGCGTGATAGATGAAAAGAAATACATGATATTCTGTCAATATTGACTCAAAACAcgatacaattttcttaataatttagataaatGGATGGAATTTCTTTTAACGTTTCTTATCGGCGTTAAAAAAATCGCGCACTTCTCAACCGACTCTCATTCGACTCTACACGAGAAATGAGAATAGCTTTgtgtttaaaagtaatttagtttACTAATCTCATGCATCTCAATTGTAGGAAATAAAATACTGTTACACATTTTTCCTCATtcgaatttatagaaatttgatATTTAGTTGCCAGATATGCCACCTCCATGTGTAAACTATATTGGATCCTAAAAACATTAAGAGAGGCGCGATAAAATTCCAGATTTTCATCTCAACctgtattagaaaataaaaagaaaataatgatttcgAATACTATTTTTTAAGACAACAAGCTAATTAAAGATTTCAAGTCATCGTTTCAAGCGagcacaataaaatataattaattctattgAAAGGTATTTCCGGTATGGTACTTGAAGTTCTTATGTGAAAGCTATGGTAAAGTTTTTTTCGTCAGAATTTAGCgagaaattaaaatgaactcAATAAGGCTGATTATTAAattccaaagtttcagaaattttgatagtttaaaacATGTGATAATTATGCCCACGTTCCCAATTTTgaccttgaattttttttcaattataaggcgagaattttttaatatcgcaAAAAAAAGCTTGGAGTACTGGGAGATTAACATTCATTGAATGGGCAAATCGAGAACTTTGCAGccgattatctcgcgatctaaacgaccaaaaatGCAGCAACTTCGGGATCTCACAGCTAATATTATTCCGAGTCTGTgaaaaaataggccaaatctgtcgacaatTGCTATCCTGCAGGAAATACCTTGAGTTGTTGCTCAAACGAATTTGTGTCACTACAACCATATACtggcttaaattttaaatgcttatCTAGACAACACTGGTCTAACGCAGGTAAACAAACCAAGCAAAACAATGCAGGACGATAGAATACGGCATATAATTGACTAAGCTAAAACACTGCCCTCGTATGTAACAGCATTAAGCCTTATTAACTTACtttatttacttcaaaattCCTTATGAAACCCACATTTTGTTTTCTGAGGTTGATCGTTaggaaatcaaataattaaacttcATTTATTGAATCAAcatttattcaatcaaaaaattttcaaaaaatggtgaAGGATGGTCATTTGAGCAAAATAGAAATAGATGTAAAACATTCATTAGTTGTAAGCCTTTGGGATAGTGTGAGTATAAATAATTGGATATTTTATGGGGATGTTTATTCATAGGTTGGAAATGGTTAACCTTTATTGGAACAGTGCTCGTAGTAGGGATCACAAGGCCGTGGCGTGATCTGGATTATATAGATAGGTGGTTTAGGATTATACTTACTACTGCCAAGAAAAATCCGAATAGCTTGGGCAATACTGGAAGCACACAAATCATAGAAAAGACACACTAAACGGGTTTGACGAATTTGTACAGGCATGTTGTAGTCATTTGAAGATTCAGCTGACTTAGGTAATGGGCTTTGGTGAACCAAAGTTTTAGAACTTCTTTGATACGGATAAAACACGGCGGCAATCATTTCACCAACTATCATCTAGACAAAAATCAGTAATTGTTGATAAAAAGAGACCAAATTCaacatatattcaattttacagcattgtgttttaattttgaaagtggactttttgaagtttttccaaacatataACTGTTAATTATTCGGAACCGGTGAATTTCacgatgaataaaaaaaaggaatcaGGTTCAAAAAAAGACAACTGCcaacaaagaaattaatttaaagaaataaggaTCAGATTTTTGTTCGagaaaccaacatttattaagGCATGTTTTCCAAATGTGAaatcgaaattgaaattttttctcaatGCGCCTCCATGTGCTCTACTTTGTAAGTGATATTTGATATTTAGGATCGTTATCAACGAAAAAGcgaaattttgtaattcaattaaatttgaaacaattgataCCGATTGTAGATTTTTGCACACAAACTTTTAGGTAAAgagaatttttaaagttattctaCTATCACCtcggtaaattttatttaaaaagttaaaaaatcaaataagcTTACGGAATTGTTAAAAGTTTACaatgaaatttaccaaaataaacaaaataaattgtctTGCTTTCATTTTTCTGtgtttgattattttctttgcGAGTTCCCAATGTTTGCAAACTGATTAAAATATTGGTTCCAAataaaatagaagaaataaaTTAGTATCGATGCTGGTTCAAATAAAATAAGGCCACGTGTTATCGATTGATTATGAATTGataagtataaattatttgtaatcaaTTAGTAACTTGAAAGCAAGTGATTGCTTTCATCCCGataattgaaatcaaaatttccataatcTGTACATCTGTGATCAAATTTTGACCTGCGATATATAAATTCTACATCGAATTTCCACCCAAAAATTAAGAAGCCATATCTCGTTAATGATACATCGTATTCTAATTTGCACTTCCTGCATACTCCTTTTTGGTGAAAGTTCCTTGTGGTATTGTAGACATTTGTTCTATAATCACCTGGAACAACCTATAAAAGATACTTTAAGCAATTGTTTTGAGTAATCCGCAGTTGTATCAAAAATTGTGCATGCATGTTCTACCCACAAGCAAGCAAAAGTGCCTAAGCTATGGCTTCTGTGACAAAAACCGTTATATAGACAGCAAGCCAATAAATGAACATCAATAAATGAACCTCATGTGTAACAGCCATTAAATCTGGTTACTTACTTCATTTACTTCAAAATACATCAGGAAAAATCTTTGGTGAAATGATtcgtaagaaattaaaaataatttattgaatgtattaagtacatttttattcaatcaaataatttacaaaatattgaagGGTGGTCACttgaacaaagtaaaaattgaaataaaagatcAATAAGTTGTAAGCCAATGGCGTGATAGGGTGAGTAATTATCTGAATATTAAATAAGGATGTTGATACTTAGATTCGAAATGGTCTTATTTACCGGCCATACATATAAGGGTTATTCTGTGCTTCTGGTGGATAATTTGGACTTTGGTAGGGAAACCCAGGATTTTGGTAGATAACTTGCTTACTAGCCCCACCACCTAAAATACCACCTAAAATACCTCCACCGCCACCACCACCACTAAGGCCAAAAAGACCTCCAATACCACCAATAAATTGAGCTATACTAGTAGCAcacaaatcaacaaaaatacaTAGAAAACGTGTCTGTCGCATTTCCGTTG
This region includes:
- the LOC123296500 gene encoding uncharacterized protein LOC123296500 yields the protein MKARQFILFILMIVGEMIAAVFYPYQRSSKTLVHQSPLPKSAESSNDYNMPVQIRQTRLVCLFYDLCASSIAQAIRIFLGSSKYNPKPPIYIIQITPRPCDPYYEHCSNKG
- the LOC123296499 gene encoding uncharacterized protein LOC123296499; this encodes MRARQLAILILITVGELIVAMRYPYQRNPETIMQRLLPKTSIQQLRSESMDSQNNYNAPTEMRQTRFLCIFVDLCATSIAQFIGGIGGLFGLSGGGGGGGILGGILGGGASKQVIYQNPGFPYQSPNYPPEAQNNPYMYGR